The proteins below are encoded in one region of Equus caballus isolate H_3958 breed thoroughbred chromosome 16, TB-T2T, whole genome shotgun sequence:
- the LOC100147321 gene encoding serine protease 44 isoform X1: MALPGGPRGGGGNSSLGLLLWLLLLQIRLGEARAGEGSPPTGASAITPASPEAPSPPGHLESLKISGLTVAPGPSTPTVGETLGLDQTAGSGRLSAPGCGHRQMRIVGGRPAEEGKWPWQVSLQTLGRHRCGGSLIARQWVLTAAHCIKSHLEYIVKLGSNTLHDDSRNTLSVPVQHTVSHPLYSTERLQHDIALLLLAFPVNYSSYIQPVCLSEKAFEENTGAECWVTGWGRLVQNVSSQTPNNLQEAEQTLLHYKKCNQILKKKIERPDNPVKEGMICGHQQEGKSPCWGDSGGPLVCKFNDTWVEMGFVSWGISCGRKEDPVVYTEVSFYKEWISEQMSHSSSQDSAGFFSLSLCLVLLLGILAIL, from the exons ATGGCATTGCCGGGCGGCCCCCGTGGAGGCGGTGGCAACAGctccctgggcctcctgctctggctcctgctcctTCAGATCCGGCTCGGGGAGGCCCGGGCAG GTGAGGGTTCCCCACCCACGGGGGCTTCTGCCATCACCCCAGCAAGCCCAGAGGCCCCCTCACCTCCAGGGCACCTGGAATCCCTGAAGATCTCAGGACTCACTGTAGCTCCAGGGCCTTCAACACCCACAGTGGGAGAAACCCTGGGCTTGGACCAGACCGCTGGGTCTGGAAGGCTCTCTGCTCCAG GATGTGGCCATCGACAAATGAGGATAGTTGGGGGAAGGCCGGCCGAGGAGGGGAAGTGGCCCTGGCAGGTGAGCCTGCAGACCCTTGGTAGACACAGGTGTGGAGGCTCCCTCATCGCCCGACAGTGGGTGCTGACTGCGGCCCACTGCATAAAGAG CCATCTGGAGTATATAGTGAAGCTGGGAAGCAACACGTTACATGACGATTCCAGAAACACCCTGTCGGTTCCAGTTCAACATACCGTTTCCCATCCCCTTTATAGTACTGAACGTTTGCAGCATGACATTGCCCTTCTTCTGCTGGCCTTCCCTGTGAACTATTCCTCATACATCCAGCCTGTGTGCCTTTCTGAAAAGGCTTTCGAAGAGAATACTGGGGCAGAGTGCTGGGTGACTGGATGGGGCCGACTGGTACAAAACG TTTCATCACAGACGCCAAATAATCTCCAGGAGGCTGAGCAAACCCTTCTTCACTACAAGAAGTGTAatcagattttaaagaaaaagatagaaagacCTGACAACCCAGTGAAAGAAGGGATGATCTGTGGCCATCAACAAGAGGGGAAATCTCCCTGCTGG ggaGATTCTGGGGGTCCCCTGGTCTGTAAATTTAATGACACATGGGTCGAGATGGGGTTCGTGAGCTGGGGCATTAGCTGTGGTCGCAAAGAAGATCCTGTAGTTTATACAGAAGTCAGTTTCTACAAGGAGTGGATCAGTGAGCAAATGAGTCACTCTTCTTCTCAGGACTCAGCAGGCTTCTTCAGCCTATCCCTGTGTCTGGTGCTGCTCCTGGGCATCCTGGCGATCCTGTGA
- the LOC100147321 gene encoding serine protease 44 isoform X3, with amino-acid sequence MALPGGPRGGGGNSSLGLLLWLLLLQIRLGEARAGEGSPPTGASAITPASPEAPSPPGHLESLKISGLTVAPGPSTPTVGETLGLDQTAGSGRLSAPGCGHRQMRIVGGRPAEEGKWPWQVSLQTLGRHRCGGSLIARQWVLTAAHCIKSHLEYIVKLGSNTLHDDSRNTLSVPVQHTVSHPLYSTERLQHDIALLLLAFPVNYSSYIQPVCLSEKAFEENTGAECWVTGWGRLVQNVSSQTPNNLQEAEQTLLHYKKCNQILKKKIERPDNPVKEGMICGHQQEGKSPCWDSAGFFSLSLCLVLLLGILAIL; translated from the exons ATGGCATTGCCGGGCGGCCCCCGTGGAGGCGGTGGCAACAGctccctgggcctcctgctctggctcctgctcctTCAGATCCGGCTCGGGGAGGCCCGGGCAG GTGAGGGTTCCCCACCCACGGGGGCTTCTGCCATCACCCCAGCAAGCCCAGAGGCCCCCTCACCTCCAGGGCACCTGGAATCCCTGAAGATCTCAGGACTCACTGTAGCTCCAGGGCCTTCAACACCCACAGTGGGAGAAACCCTGGGCTTGGACCAGACCGCTGGGTCTGGAAGGCTCTCTGCTCCAG GATGTGGCCATCGACAAATGAGGATAGTTGGGGGAAGGCCGGCCGAGGAGGGGAAGTGGCCCTGGCAGGTGAGCCTGCAGACCCTTGGTAGACACAGGTGTGGAGGCTCCCTCATCGCCCGACAGTGGGTGCTGACTGCGGCCCACTGCATAAAGAG CCATCTGGAGTATATAGTGAAGCTGGGAAGCAACACGTTACATGACGATTCCAGAAACACCCTGTCGGTTCCAGTTCAACATACCGTTTCCCATCCCCTTTATAGTACTGAACGTTTGCAGCATGACATTGCCCTTCTTCTGCTGGCCTTCCCTGTGAACTATTCCTCATACATCCAGCCTGTGTGCCTTTCTGAAAAGGCTTTCGAAGAGAATACTGGGGCAGAGTGCTGGGTGACTGGATGGGGCCGACTGGTACAAAACG TTTCATCACAGACGCCAAATAATCTCCAGGAGGCTGAGCAAACCCTTCTTCACTACAAGAAGTGTAatcagattttaaagaaaaagatagaaagacCTGACAACCCAGTGAAAGAAGGGATGATCTGTGGCCATCAACAAGAGGGGAAATCTCCCTGCTGG GACTCAGCAGGCTTCTTCAGCCTATCCCTGTGTCTGGTGCTGCTCCTGGGCATCCTGGCGATCCTGTGA
- the LOC100147321 gene encoding serine protease 44 isoform X2 produces MALPGGPRGGGGNSSLGLLLWLLLLQIRLGEARAGEGSPPTGASAITPASPEAPSPPGHLESLKISGLTVAPGPSTPTVGETLGLDQTAGSGRLSAPGCGHRQMRIVGGRPAEEGKWPWQVSLQTLGRHRCGGSLIARQWVLTAAHCIKSTERLQHDIALLLLAFPVNYSSYIQPVCLSEKAFEENTGAECWVTGWGRLVQNVSSQTPNNLQEAEQTLLHYKKCNQILKKKIERPDNPVKEGMICGHQQEGKSPCWGDSGGPLVCKFNDTWVEMGFVSWGISCGRKEDPVVYTEVSFYKEWISEQMSHSSSQDSAGFFSLSLCLVLLLGILAIL; encoded by the exons ATGGCATTGCCGGGCGGCCCCCGTGGAGGCGGTGGCAACAGctccctgggcctcctgctctggctcctgctcctTCAGATCCGGCTCGGGGAGGCCCGGGCAG GTGAGGGTTCCCCACCCACGGGGGCTTCTGCCATCACCCCAGCAAGCCCAGAGGCCCCCTCACCTCCAGGGCACCTGGAATCCCTGAAGATCTCAGGACTCACTGTAGCTCCAGGGCCTTCAACACCCACAGTGGGAGAAACCCTGGGCTTGGACCAGACCGCTGGGTCTGGAAGGCTCTCTGCTCCAG GATGTGGCCATCGACAAATGAGGATAGTTGGGGGAAGGCCGGCCGAGGAGGGGAAGTGGCCCTGGCAGGTGAGCCTGCAGACCCTTGGTAGACACAGGTGTGGAGGCTCCCTCATCGCCCGACAGTGGGTGCTGACTGCGGCCCACTGCATAAAGAG TACTGAACGTTTGCAGCATGACATTGCCCTTCTTCTGCTGGCCTTCCCTGTGAACTATTCCTCATACATCCAGCCTGTGTGCCTTTCTGAAAAGGCTTTCGAAGAGAATACTGGGGCAGAGTGCTGGGTGACTGGATGGGGCCGACTGGTACAAAACG TTTCATCACAGACGCCAAATAATCTCCAGGAGGCTGAGCAAACCCTTCTTCACTACAAGAAGTGTAatcagattttaaagaaaaagatagaaagacCTGACAACCCAGTGAAAGAAGGGATGATCTGTGGCCATCAACAAGAGGGGAAATCTCCCTGCTGG ggaGATTCTGGGGGTCCCCTGGTCTGTAAATTTAATGACACATGGGTCGAGATGGGGTTCGTGAGCTGGGGCATTAGCTGTGGTCGCAAAGAAGATCCTGTAGTTTATACAGAAGTCAGTTTCTACAAGGAGTGGATCAGTGAGCAAATGAGTCACTCTTCTTCTCAGGACTCAGCAGGCTTCTTCAGCCTATCCCTGTGTCTGGTGCTGCTCCTGGGCATCCTGGCGATCCTGTGA
- the LOC100147321 gene encoding serine protease 44 isoform X5 — translation MALPGGPRGGGGNSSLGLLLWLLLLQIRLGEARAGEGSPPTGASAITPASPEAPSPPGHLESLKISGLTVAPGPSTPTVGETLGLDQTAGSGRLSAPGCGHRQMRIVGGRPAEEGKWPWQVSLQTLGRHRCGGSLIARQWVLTAAHCIKSHLEYIVKLGSNTLHDDSRNTLSVPVQHTVSHPLYSTERLQHDIALLLLAFPVNYSSYIQPVCLSEKAFEENTGAECWVTGWGRLVQNGRFWGSPGL, via the exons ATGGCATTGCCGGGCGGCCCCCGTGGAGGCGGTGGCAACAGctccctgggcctcctgctctggctcctgctcctTCAGATCCGGCTCGGGGAGGCCCGGGCAG GTGAGGGTTCCCCACCCACGGGGGCTTCTGCCATCACCCCAGCAAGCCCAGAGGCCCCCTCACCTCCAGGGCACCTGGAATCCCTGAAGATCTCAGGACTCACTGTAGCTCCAGGGCCTTCAACACCCACAGTGGGAGAAACCCTGGGCTTGGACCAGACCGCTGGGTCTGGAAGGCTCTCTGCTCCAG GATGTGGCCATCGACAAATGAGGATAGTTGGGGGAAGGCCGGCCGAGGAGGGGAAGTGGCCCTGGCAGGTGAGCCTGCAGACCCTTGGTAGACACAGGTGTGGAGGCTCCCTCATCGCCCGACAGTGGGTGCTGACTGCGGCCCACTGCATAAAGAG CCATCTGGAGTATATAGTGAAGCTGGGAAGCAACACGTTACATGACGATTCCAGAAACACCCTGTCGGTTCCAGTTCAACATACCGTTTCCCATCCCCTTTATAGTACTGAACGTTTGCAGCATGACATTGCCCTTCTTCTGCTGGCCTTCCCTGTGAACTATTCCTCATACATCCAGCCTGTGTGCCTTTCTGAAAAGGCTTTCGAAGAGAATACTGGGGCAGAGTGCTGGGTGACTGGATGGGGCCGACTGGTACAAAACG ggaGATTCTGGGGGTCCCCTGGTCTGTAA
- the LOC100147321 gene encoding serine protease 44 isoform X4, whose amino-acid sequence MALPGGPRGGGGNSSLGLLLWLLLLQIRLGEARAGEGSPPTGASAITPASPEAPSPPGHLESLKISGLTVAPGPSTPTVGETLGLDQTAGSGRLSAPGCGHRQMRIVGGRPAEEGKWPWQVSLQTLGRHRCGGSLIARQWVLTAAHCIKSTERLQHDIALLLLAFPVNYSSYIQPVCLSEKAFEENTGAECWVTGWGRLVQNVSSQTPNNLQEAEQTLLHYKKCNQILKKKIERPDNPVKEGMICGHQQEGKSPCWDSAGFFSLSLCLVLLLGILAIL is encoded by the exons ATGGCATTGCCGGGCGGCCCCCGTGGAGGCGGTGGCAACAGctccctgggcctcctgctctggctcctgctcctTCAGATCCGGCTCGGGGAGGCCCGGGCAG GTGAGGGTTCCCCACCCACGGGGGCTTCTGCCATCACCCCAGCAAGCCCAGAGGCCCCCTCACCTCCAGGGCACCTGGAATCCCTGAAGATCTCAGGACTCACTGTAGCTCCAGGGCCTTCAACACCCACAGTGGGAGAAACCCTGGGCTTGGACCAGACCGCTGGGTCTGGAAGGCTCTCTGCTCCAG GATGTGGCCATCGACAAATGAGGATAGTTGGGGGAAGGCCGGCCGAGGAGGGGAAGTGGCCCTGGCAGGTGAGCCTGCAGACCCTTGGTAGACACAGGTGTGGAGGCTCCCTCATCGCCCGACAGTGGGTGCTGACTGCGGCCCACTGCATAAAGAG TACTGAACGTTTGCAGCATGACATTGCCCTTCTTCTGCTGGCCTTCCCTGTGAACTATTCCTCATACATCCAGCCTGTGTGCCTTTCTGAAAAGGCTTTCGAAGAGAATACTGGGGCAGAGTGCTGGGTGACTGGATGGGGCCGACTGGTACAAAACG TTTCATCACAGACGCCAAATAATCTCCAGGAGGCTGAGCAAACCCTTCTTCACTACAAGAAGTGTAatcagattttaaagaaaaagatagaaagacCTGACAACCCAGTGAAAGAAGGGATGATCTGTGGCCATCAACAAGAGGGGAAATCTCCCTGCTGG GACTCAGCAGGCTTCTTCAGCCTATCCCTGTGTCTGGTGCTGCTCCTGGGCATCCTGGCGATCCTGTGA